The proteins below are encoded in one region of Parvicella tangerina:
- a CDS encoding sulfotransferase domain-containing protein, giving the protein MSNERNILPNLIIGGSPKCGTSSLFYWLKDHPEICASNIKETGFLLDKVWSFNEVNYITHGLEGYSRLFPSYRGEKIIMEATPGYLLQEKIPFECLAQFKEMPKVVFIFRKPSQRIFSDYNFQKNSQKEISDDMSFDDFLKSRRGEISRDTTRYAKYLKNWQKKIGAENVHVYILEELKKSPKKFLIELSKDLEIDAAFWEEYSFDVKNKTVNISNMGFHMKLLKLSNLVPSFVKKSKLKNIYYKLNSKKAAAPVDYSKQKQLIDQEFVPEVEELEELLGRKIEVWK; this is encoded by the coding sequence ATGAGTAATGAGCGAAATATATTACCCAATCTAATTATCGGAGGTTCACCGAAATGTGGAACCTCTTCATTGTTTTATTGGCTTAAGGATCATCCGGAAATTTGCGCCTCTAATATCAAGGAGACAGGATTCCTTTTGGATAAGGTCTGGAGTTTCAACGAAGTGAATTATATCACTCATGGGCTGGAGGGTTATAGTCGTCTGTTTCCTTCTTATAGAGGGGAGAAAATAATCATGGAAGCTACTCCAGGGTATCTCTTGCAAGAGAAAATTCCTTTTGAGTGTTTAGCTCAATTTAAGGAAATGCCTAAAGTTGTTTTCATCTTTAGAAAGCCATCTCAGCGTATTTTTTCGGATTACAATTTCCAGAAGAACTCTCAAAAAGAAATCAGCGATGACATGAGTTTTGATGATTTCCTGAAGAGTAGAAGAGGTGAAATCTCTCGTGACACCACTCGTTACGCAAAGTACCTCAAAAACTGGCAGAAGAAGATTGGTGCTGAAAATGTGCATGTATACATTCTGGAGGAACTGAAGAAAAGCCCAAAGAAATTCTTGATTGAATTATCCAAAGATTTGGAAATAGATGCTGCTTTTTGGGAAGAGTACAGTTTTGACGTTAAGAACAAAACGGTTAACATATCAAACATGGGATTCCATATGAAGCTCTTGAAGCTATCTAACCTAGTTCCATCATTTGTAAAGAAATCAAAGCTTAAGAATATATACTACAAACTGAATAGTAAAAAGGCCGCAGCGCCTGTTGATTATTCAAAACAAAAACAGCTGATTGATCAAGAGTTCGTTCCTGAGGTGGAAGAACTTGAAGAATTGTTGGGACGAAAAATTGAAGTTTGGAAATAG
- a CDS encoding glycosyltransferase family 4 protein, whose translation MKIVFLYTELAGYTITCLKQVIKDYPDVGLHVFRWPVNKEAPFDFDFEGIQIYNKQELSREELFAKVAKINPECIVISGWIDKDYTAIAKAYKQKIPVVLTIDNHWRGNLKQIAASKLSRFLIRNKFNKAWVPGEIQAKFARKLGFTEEDIFKGFYSADTELFARYGDSVSSAKHENFPKIFLYVGRYVEHKGIFDIWKAFVELQEELSNDWELWSVGTGDQWEERIEHPQIKHLGFVQPTDFQEIIDQTSVYLLPSHFEPWGVSLHEFVAAGYPVIVSDQVGSAEAFCEEELNGYTFSAGSVAEIKKAMKKMMDLPQDRFNEMANHSRTLSLQITPEKWAETLIKIANGTN comes from the coding sequence GTGAAGATTGTTTTTTTATACACTGAACTCGCTGGATATACCATAACTTGTCTTAAGCAAGTGATAAAAGACTACCCTGATGTGGGGTTGCATGTCTTTCGGTGGCCAGTGAATAAGGAGGCGCCCTTCGATTTTGACTTTGAAGGTATACAGATATATAATAAACAGGAGTTGAGCAGGGAAGAGCTTTTTGCTAAGGTGGCTAAAATTAACCCTGAATGTATTGTGATTTCTGGTTGGATCGATAAAGATTACACAGCTATTGCGAAGGCTTACAAGCAAAAAATCCCTGTTGTTTTAACCATTGATAATCACTGGAGAGGAAATTTGAAGCAAATCGCAGCCTCGAAGCTGAGCAGGTTTTTAATTAGAAACAAGTTTAATAAAGCATGGGTTCCTGGTGAGATTCAAGCTAAATTCGCCAGAAAGTTAGGGTTTACAGAAGAGGATATTTTCAAAGGATTCTATTCTGCAGATACAGAACTTTTTGCACGTTATGGAGATAGCGTTAGTTCCGCTAAGCATGAGAACTTTCCGAAAATATTCTTGTATGTTGGTCGTTATGTAGAGCATAAAGGGATCTTTGATATCTGGAAGGCTTTCGTGGAACTTCAAGAAGAACTTTCTAATGATTGGGAACTTTGGTCAGTAGGTACTGGTGATCAATGGGAGGAACGAATTGAACATCCTCAGATCAAACACCTCGGATTTGTTCAGCCAACTGATTTTCAAGAGATCATAGATCAGACATCCGTATATCTTTTGCCAAGTCATTTTGAGCCATGGGGCGTGTCCTTACATGAATTTGTTGCAGCTGGTTACCCAGTTATCGTAAGTGATCAGGTAGGCTCGGCAGAAGCTTTCTGCGAGGAGGAGCTTAATGGATATACTTTCTCTGCCGGAAGTGTTGCTGAAATAAAAAAAGCTATGAAAAAGATGATGGACTTACCTCAAGATAGGTTTAATGAGATGGCTAATCATAGTAGAACCTTATCTTTGCAGATAACCCCTGAAAAATGGGCGGAAACACTAATTAAAATAGCGAATGGAACAAACTAA
- a CDS encoding NAD-dependent epimerase/dehydratase family protein: protein MEQTKILITGGAGNVGGALARRLVENPNYFVVIADNLSTGSREKLPSKEYANWSFVTCDVNDYRDISELMMAYKFDYVFHYAAVVGVKRTQDNPIMVLNDIDGIKNVLNLSKNTSVKRAFFSSSSEVYGEPVELPQHEETTPLNSRVPYAVVKNVGEAFFRSFKKSYGLDFTIFRFFNTYGPNQSKDFVVSKFLSLALQNKDITIYGDGTQTRTFCYVDDNVDACVKIFEEEHEMNDVINIGGADEITILDLAKLVIRKTNSSSKIIHLPPLPEGDMSRRMPDNSKMKRILGRPMISIEEGIEKMLAHPEFKPE from the coding sequence ATGGAACAAACTAAAATTTTAATCACTGGAGGAGCTGGAAATGTTGGTGGTGCACTGGCAAGAAGGCTAGTCGAGAATCCAAACTACTTTGTAGTCATCGCTGATAACCTAAGTACTGGATCAAGGGAGAAACTTCCTTCAAAAGAATACGCAAATTGGTCTTTTGTAACGTGTGATGTTAATGATTACAGAGATATCAGTGAGCTGATGATGGCGTATAAGTTCGACTATGTTTTCCATTACGCTGCAGTGGTTGGGGTGAAAAGGACACAAGATAATCCAATTATGGTCCTCAATGATATAGATGGAATTAAGAATGTGCTTAACCTGAGTAAGAATACTTCTGTTAAAAGAGCATTTTTTTCGTCATCATCAGAAGTGTATGGGGAGCCCGTGGAGTTACCTCAGCATGAAGAAACAACACCGCTGAATTCTAGAGTGCCCTATGCTGTAGTTAAGAATGTTGGGGAAGCTTTTTTTAGATCTTTTAAAAAATCTTACGGGTTGGACTTTACAATTTTTCGCTTTTTTAATACCTACGGACCAAATCAAAGTAAAGACTTTGTAGTTTCCAAGTTTTTATCACTGGCGCTACAAAATAAAGATATTACCATTTATGGTGACGGTACGCAAACAAGAACCTTCTGCTATGTAGATGACAATGTAGATGCTTGTGTAAAGATATTCGAAGAGGAGCATGAAATGAATGATGTCATTAACATTGGAGGAGCGGATGAGATCACGATTCTAGACCTTGCAAAATTGGTTATTCGTAAAACAAACTCTTCATCCAAAATAATCCACCTTCCCCCTCTCCCTGAAGGCGACATGAGCAGAAGGATGCCAGATAACTCTAAAATGAAAAGAATACTGGGTAGACCGATGATCAGTATAGAGGAAGGGATTGAAAAAATGTTGGCGCACCCTGAATTTAAACCAGAATGA
- a CDS encoding O-antigen ligase family protein, translating into MKLYRDILQFVAIFVLWILAGFVNEYVAMATVVGVFGYLIAQNKFGLVIVSYLLLLVFSDSRHGFLSFAITIKPIVTVLLGVISFLLTNKNWAKNSLMQFYIPFFVFVTITAVFNPDLNILLKSLSVFLIIYLVPTLANYALKKDREYFLKLFFYSLGILLIMGLTLRVVSPALVLLNERYTGVLGNPNGLGIFITVYYFLFQVTLYYFPRLFDRRIKYLLYFLIFASLILSQSRNAMLNIAVFHVFMFLNKRSVTLSFIVLSVIIASYGFLLTFAINIIQWIGIEKFARIETLEDGSGRTIAWDYFWGKIERHNYWFGTGVGSTEQLFKENYTMLSRMGHQGNAHNSFLTLWYDLGVFGVIAFLIGFIGNMIKTVKNYIAFPIAVGLLLSANFESWLSASLNPFHIGAILIITLLHYVTDEKINEKRAKELQEEKLSKQRVKQAQTS; encoded by the coding sequence GTGAAGTTGTATAGAGATATATTGCAATTTGTCGCGATCTTCGTGCTATGGATATTAGCAGGTTTTGTAAACGAGTATGTGGCTATGGCAACAGTAGTTGGGGTATTTGGATACCTGATCGCTCAAAACAAATTCGGATTGGTCATTGTGTCCTACTTGTTACTTTTAGTATTCTCAGATTCCAGACACGGGTTCTTGAGTTTTGCAATAACGATAAAGCCAATAGTAACGGTGTTATTGGGTGTAATTAGCTTCTTGCTGACCAATAAGAATTGGGCTAAGAATAGCCTGATGCAGTTCTATATTCCATTCTTCGTCTTTGTCACCATCACCGCTGTGTTTAATCCTGACCTAAACATTCTTCTAAAATCACTCTCCGTTTTTTTGATTATCTATTTGGTGCCAACATTGGCGAACTATGCGTTAAAGAAGGATCGGGAGTATTTTCTGAAATTGTTTTTCTATAGTTTAGGAATTTTACTCATTATGGGACTCACGCTTAGGGTAGTTTCACCAGCGTTGGTATTGCTTAATGAACGATACACAGGGGTGCTAGGAAACCCAAATGGACTGGGGATTTTTATCACGGTATATTACTTTCTGTTTCAAGTAACGTTGTATTATTTTCCAAGGTTGTTTGATAGAAGAATCAAGTACTTACTTTACTTCCTGATCTTTGCATCCCTGATTCTTTCTCAGTCTCGAAACGCGATGTTGAATATTGCAGTATTCCACGTGTTTATGTTCTTAAACAAACGCTCTGTGACTTTGAGTTTTATTGTTCTTAGTGTGATCATTGCTTCTTATGGATTCTTACTGACCTTTGCGATTAACATCATTCAGTGGATTGGAATTGAGAAGTTCGCAAGGATCGAAACCCTTGAAGATGGATCAGGACGAACAATTGCCTGGGATTATTTTTGGGGCAAGATTGAACGACACAATTATTGGTTTGGAACTGGGGTAGGATCTACCGAACAATTATTTAAGGAGAACTATACCATGCTTTCTAGAATGGGACATCAGGGGAATGCACATAACTCTTTTCTAACACTCTGGTACGACTTAGGGGTGTTTGGAGTAATAGCCTTCCTGATTGGTTTTATCGGAAACATGATCAAAACCGTGAAGAACTATATTGCCTTCCCGATTGCAGTAGGACTATTGTTAAGCGCCAACTTTGAGTCATGGCTTTCAGCATCTCTGAACCCGTTCCATATTGGCGCTATTTTGATTATTACCCTATTGCATTATGTGACGGATGAGAAGATTAATGAAAAACGAGCCAAGGAATTACAAGAAGAAAAGCTCTCCAAGCAACGTGTAAAACAAGCTCAAACAAGTTAG
- a CDS encoding glycosyltransferase family 4 protein yields the protein MAYKLLFIADGITPFTIGGMQRHSHNLVKFLAKNDVEITLGFTVNENEPVPSEKEVLDALEIEPSTNFSFHVFQFQSKKKLPGHYVRGSKEMSAKIYEHFKEQLDGYDAIYCKGLMTWEFAAKRQSGMLKVPLITNFHGYEMFQEAPNLKIRLQHILLLRKVTRQIMERSDYVVSYGAKITNLLKSLGFDKIIEVPSGVVDDWVVQDVEAYTGGKIKVVFLGRYERRKGVQEIHQVIDEYREELSQKFDFHFIGPIPEEVRVNGEHVTYHGEKRDGAIIKSLMSEMDVLLCPSYSEGMPNVILEAMSRGLVIIATNVGAVSLMVGEDNGKLIRDPKPVTIKKALDEIGDEDINEKKTSSLKKIDRFRWSSIAIETLEKLKKASSEVV from the coding sequence TTGGCCTATAAATTACTATTCATAGCAGATGGAATCACGCCCTTTACGATTGGCGGAATGCAGCGTCATTCGCATAATTTGGTAAAGTTTTTGGCAAAGAATGATGTAGAAATTACGTTAGGTTTTACGGTGAATGAGAATGAGCCCGTTCCAAGCGAAAAGGAGGTTTTAGACGCATTGGAGATTGAGCCCTCTACGAATTTCTCATTTCATGTATTTCAGTTTCAGTCGAAAAAAAAACTGCCTGGGCATTATGTGAGAGGTTCTAAAGAGATGTCCGCTAAAATCTATGAGCATTTTAAGGAACAACTTGATGGTTATGATGCGATTTATTGCAAGGGGTTGATGACTTGGGAGTTTGCAGCCAAAAGACAATCAGGAATGTTGAAAGTTCCTTTGATTACTAATTTCCACGGTTATGAGATGTTTCAGGAAGCACCTAACCTAAAAATTAGATTACAGCATATTTTATTACTTCGTAAAGTAACCCGACAGATTATGGAAAGGTCAGATTATGTGGTGTCTTACGGGGCTAAGATCACGAATTTGCTGAAATCGTTAGGTTTTGATAAGATCATTGAAGTTCCTTCTGGAGTGGTGGATGATTGGGTTGTGCAGGATGTAGAAGCTTACACAGGAGGGAAGATCAAAGTTGTATTCTTAGGTCGCTATGAGCGCAGGAAAGGAGTTCAGGAAATTCATCAGGTAATCGATGAGTATCGAGAGGAGTTGTCGCAGAAATTTGATTTTCATTTTATTGGGCCAATTCCAGAAGAGGTAAGGGTGAATGGAGAGCATGTAACTTATCACGGTGAGAAAAGAGATGGAGCTATAATCAAATCACTCATGAGCGAAATGGATGTTTTGCTATGCCCGAGTTATTCTGAAGGAATGCCAAATGTTATTTTGGAAGCCATGTCCAGAGGGTTAGTAATAATTGCAACCAACGTTGGTGCCGTGTCACTGATGGTTGGAGAGGATAATGGGAAACTTATTAGAGACCCAAAACCAGTCACCATTAAGAAAGCCCTGGATGAGATTGGTGATGAAGATATTAATGAGAAGAAGACCAGCAGTCTGAAAAAGATAGACCGATTTAGATGGAGTAGTATCGCCATCGAAACCCTTGAAAAATTAAAGAAGGCATCGAGTGAAGTTGTATAG
- a CDS encoding glycosyltransferase, with product MKKVLIIAYHYPPRGGAGVHRNINLVNQIRDYDFEPVVLTITEDEMVKQNERIDRSLLNKVPGDVLVRRTSSGIPFGFKNFLIKIRLFRLAWFFLYPMFWETAARWHKVAYRDAKELITQHKISVVYTSSGPFASMVLARRLQKDLGVKWVADLRDPFTDAYAWKFPSYMHWKWMRRFERKYFSKPDKLIVNTPEVKKLYIKRDLVDSKKITVVTNGY from the coding sequence GTGAAGAAAGTACTGATCATAGCATATCACTATCCTCCCAGAGGAGGAGCAGGAGTTCATCGAAACATCAATCTGGTAAACCAAATTAGAGATTATGATTTTGAGCCTGTAGTCCTTACAATTACGGAGGATGAGATGGTAAAGCAGAATGAACGAATAGATCGTTCGTTACTAAATAAAGTTCCTGGAGATGTTTTAGTTAGAAGAACAAGCAGTGGGATACCGTTTGGATTTAAGAACTTTTTGATCAAAATCCGCCTGTTTAGATTAGCATGGTTTTTTTTATATCCCATGTTCTGGGAGACAGCAGCGAGATGGCATAAAGTTGCTTACAGGGATGCTAAAGAACTCATTACCCAACACAAAATTAGCGTTGTCTACACATCTTCAGGGCCATTCGCAAGCATGGTTTTGGCTAGGAGGCTACAGAAAGATCTTGGTGTTAAATGGGTTGCAGACCTTCGTGATCCTTTTACAGATGCCTATGCATGGAAGTTCCCTAGCTACATGCATTGGAAGTGGATGAGAAGATTTGAGCGGAAGTACTTTTCTAAACCTGATAAACTTATTGTAAACACACCTGAAGTTAAAAAGCTTTATATTAAGCGAGATCTGGTTGATTCAAAAAAAATTACTGTTGTAACGAATGGCTACTAA
- the wecB gene encoding non-hydrolyzing UDP-N-acetylglucosamine 2-epimerase yields the protein MTKKLYILIGTRPNFIKVTRFKELSSKYNFDVKIIHTGQHFDDNMANVFFDQFDLRPDYFLNVGGLSPNSQVGQIILKLEELFEEIGKPDFFMVPGDVNSTLAGAVAANKLNITLIHLESGLRSFDKKMPEEHNRIVADNLANICMVTEPSGLENIKDENIQAKTYHVGNTMIDTLVKFESKIEESPILEELALIDKKYLLCTFHRPSNVDAESQLKKLTSLLMALTRKGKVVIPLHPRTRKMLMEFDMLSELEENTDVILSNPIGYFEFQKLIKYSQVVITDSGGIQEETTYRKVPCLTVRENTERPVTITQGTNSLVKFEESEILRFVEKVELGNYKSGEVPKFWDGQTTERIYEVLCEQ from the coding sequence ATGACTAAAAAACTATACATCTTAATCGGCACTCGACCAAATTTTATTAAGGTAACTCGATTTAAAGAGTTGTCCTCCAAGTATAATTTTGATGTGAAGATCATTCATACAGGGCAACACTTTGATGATAACATGGCAAATGTTTTTTTTGATCAGTTTGATCTCAGGCCAGATTATTTCTTAAACGTAGGAGGCTTGTCTCCTAACTCGCAGGTTGGACAGATCATTCTGAAGTTAGAAGAACTCTTCGAAGAGATTGGAAAGCCAGACTTCTTTATGGTTCCAGGTGATGTTAACTCTACATTAGCTGGTGCTGTGGCGGCTAATAAACTAAATATTACGCTTATTCACCTTGAAAGTGGTTTGAGATCGTTTGACAAAAAAATGCCCGAAGAACATAACAGGATAGTTGCGGATAACTTAGCTAATATTTGTATGGTTACAGAGCCATCAGGGTTGGAAAACATCAAAGATGAAAACATACAGGCGAAAACTTATCATGTAGGTAATACGATGATTGATACACTTGTGAAATTTGAATCGAAAATTGAGGAAAGTCCTATTTTAGAAGAATTAGCATTGATTGATAAAAAATATCTGCTCTGTACTTTTCACCGCCCTTCTAATGTTGATGCAGAAAGCCAATTAAAGAAACTAACAAGCTTATTGATGGCATTAACCAGAAAAGGAAAAGTAGTAATTCCATTACATCCCAGAACAAGAAAAATGCTTATGGAGTTCGATATGCTTTCTGAACTCGAAGAAAATACGGATGTGATTCTTTCTAATCCGATCGGGTACTTTGAATTTCAAAAATTGATCAAGTATAGCCAGGTTGTTATAACGGATTCTGGCGGGATTCAGGAGGAAACAACTTACAGAAAGGTTCCTTGTTTGACGGTTAGAGAGAACACAGAGCGCCCAGTGACAATCACCCAAGGAACTAATTCTCTAGTGAAGTTTGAAGAGAGTGAAATTCTCCGTTTTGTAGAAAAGGTTGAGTTAGGAAACTATAAATCTGGTGAAGTGCCAAAGTTCTGGGATGGTCAGACAACTGAAAGAATATACGAAGTCCTTTGCGAGCAATAG
- a CDS encoding MBOAT family O-acyltransferase, with protein sequence MLFNSSTFIVFLPVVVILYYLLNHKYRWFLLLAASYYFYMSWKASFIVLIALSTLVDYFVALKIHGSDSKRRKKELLWISLILNLGLLISFKYLDFIISNGNHVLSFLNVSTTIPYAELILPVGISFYTFQTLSYTLDVYNGKIDPERHLGKFAVFVSFFPQLVAGPIERAGKLLPQFSQKVVFNLENFKWGVTKMLYGFFKKVVIADRLSIYVNQVYSAPEDYSSTSMYVASVFFAFQVYCDFSGYSDIAIGSAKMLGVDLMENFKRPYLAKSLSDFWSRWHISLSTWFRDYVYIPLGGNRVVKWRWYYNLFATFVISGVWHGASWNFIIWGALHGGFQILENTVKQIKSGFLDFFKKLKLLRIFIVFHMVLFAWVFFVAKDLDTARTVLTKMIMFDFDFDPYKLYAFKGSLNFLLSWFCIGLLLLSYFLRIDLKMKNAYLFNLILLVLIFFLGKDGNAEFIYFQF encoded by the coding sequence ATGCTGTTTAATTCAAGTACGTTCATAGTATTCCTACCAGTAGTTGTGATTTTATACTACTTACTCAATCACAAGTATCGTTGGTTCTTATTGCTTGCAGCTAGTTATTATTTCTACATGAGCTGGAAGGCTAGCTTCATTGTGCTGATCGCTTTGTCTACTTTGGTAGATTACTTCGTAGCACTAAAGATTCATGGCAGTGATTCCAAGCGAAGGAAGAAGGAACTGCTCTGGATCAGTTTGATACTCAACCTAGGACTGCTAATTAGCTTTAAATACCTTGACTTTATCATTAGCAATGGAAACCACGTACTGAGCTTTCTAAATGTTTCCACTACCATACCTTACGCAGAGCTCATCCTGCCAGTCGGAATTTCTTTCTACACGTTTCAAACATTAAGCTATACCCTTGATGTGTATAACGGAAAAATTGATCCTGAGCGACATTTGGGAAAGTTTGCCGTCTTCGTATCCTTCTTCCCGCAGTTAGTGGCGGGGCCGATTGAAAGAGCAGGTAAGCTCCTCCCTCAGTTCAGTCAGAAGGTGGTTTTTAACCTGGAGAATTTCAAATGGGGAGTAACGAAAATGCTGTACGGATTCTTTAAGAAAGTAGTGATTGCAGACCGACTTTCAATATACGTAAATCAAGTTTATTCAGCCCCCGAGGATTATTCTTCTACAAGTATGTATGTGGCAAGTGTTTTCTTCGCATTTCAGGTTTACTGCGATTTTTCAGGGTATTCAGATATAGCCATAGGATCGGCCAAAATGTTGGGTGTAGATCTTATGGAGAACTTTAAACGTCCCTACTTGGCTAAGAGTCTATCCGATTTCTGGAGTAGATGGCACATCTCATTAAGTACCTGGTTTAGAGATTATGTCTACATCCCTTTGGGGGGTAATCGAGTAGTGAAATGGCGTTGGTATTATAACCTCTTCGCTACATTTGTGATCAGTGGAGTCTGGCACGGGGCAAGTTGGAATTTTATCATTTGGGGAGCACTTCATGGAGGCTTCCAAATATTAGAAAATACCGTCAAACAGATCAAGTCGGGCTTTCTGGATTTCTTCAAGAAACTGAAGCTCCTGAGGATCTTTATTGTATTTCACATGGTCCTCTTTGCTTGGGTTTTCTTTGTCGCTAAGGACTTGGATACAGCGAGGACAGTACTGACCAAAATGATCATGTTTGATTTTGACTTTGATCCATACAAACTATATGCTTTCAAGGGAAGCCTTAATTTCTTGTTGAGTTGGTTTTGTATCGGATTGTTGCTACTCAGCTATTTCCTAAGAATTGATCTAAAGATGAAAAACGCCTATTTGTTTAATCTCATTCTGCTAGTGCTGATCTTTTTCCTAGGAAAAGATGGGAATGCTGAATTTATCTATTTTCAGTTCTAA
- a CDS encoding glycosyltransferase: MATKRLHVCYAGTLAGATESEVLSMALGRSSNWLKKLFWTYSNDSVNFSTRTGYYLIKAVRILKDKGVTPDQLYFSLWGNISPINSDQILQEGVEAFFQVDGYLSKDESLKRLEKADVLFLPQEMSATKEHRSLFIPGKLYEYLNARKPILSLSEPSDCQDIIRESGLGIICSPNDPQDIADKILLLLNKTNPIESMNINEALIESYSFKNKAKRIAEIFNEVLEND, encoded by the coding sequence ATGGCTACTAAACGTTTACATGTTTGCTACGCTGGTACTTTGGCGGGTGCTACAGAAAGTGAAGTTCTTTCAATGGCTCTGGGAAGATCGAGTAATTGGCTGAAAAAGCTTTTTTGGACGTACTCAAATGATTCTGTTAATTTCTCTACAAGAACTGGGTACTACCTTATCAAGGCTGTAAGGATACTAAAAGATAAAGGTGTCACACCAGATCAATTATACTTCTCATTATGGGGAAATATATCTCCCATAAATTCAGATCAAATTTTACAAGAAGGTGTTGAAGCTTTTTTTCAAGTTGATGGCTATCTGAGTAAAGATGAGTCGTTAAAACGTTTGGAAAAAGCTGATGTATTATTTCTGCCGCAAGAAATGAGTGCAACTAAGGAACACCGTTCTCTATTTATTCCTGGTAAACTTTACGAATACCTTAATGCTCGTAAACCTATTTTGTCGCTATCAGAGCCCTCAGATTGTCAGGATATAATTAGAGAATCTGGTCTTGGTATTATATGTTCTCCGAATGATCCCCAAGATATTGCAGATAAAATTCTACTTTTATTGAATAAAACTAACCCCATTGAGAGTATGAATATTAATGAAGCGCTTATTGAGTCTTATTCTTTCAAGAATAAGGCAAAAAGAATAGCAGAAATATTTAACGAGGTATTGGAAAATGACTAA
- a CDS encoding glycosyltransferase family 2 protein yields the protein MSYSFNTMSSSDQIMVSICCLSYNHEKYIEQALGSFLAQKVDFKYEVLIHDDASLDDTQSIIRKYQADYPDLIFPILQEENQRSKTGGGMDPRFNYPRSRGKYIAVCEGDDYWMDIRKLQVQVDFLEKNSAYSGCFCDHVIVDENGVVQKEWAANFKRDIEQIDVFSSGGWYANAGLVFRNELVFDWDKFKGINGGDRYQATLLTDNGKKLGYIDRQMCAYRVHSGGIYSKKSSVKKYLKIFEDFKKYQSSKYYKKYRTEIKKKLSASAYVLGENALIQRNWKDYFYYLGQSIACTTFESRIFNFKMFVKSFVKPLITRGSN from the coding sequence ATGAGTTATTCTTTCAATACCATGAGTTCTTCAGATCAAATAATGGTGAGCATCTGCTGCTTGTCATATAATCATGAGAAGTATATCGAGCAAGCTTTAGGTAGTTTTCTTGCTCAGAAAGTGGATTTCAAATATGAAGTATTAATACATGATGATGCTTCTTTGGACGATACTCAGAGTATTATTCGCAAATATCAAGCAGATTATCCAGACTTGATATTTCCAATCCTACAAGAGGAAAATCAACGTTCCAAAACAGGAGGGGGGATGGATCCAAGGTTCAATTACCCGAGATCAAGAGGTAAATACATTGCTGTTTGTGAAGGAGATGATTATTGGATGGATATAAGAAAACTTCAAGTTCAAGTTGATTTCCTAGAAAAAAATAGCGCTTACTCTGGTTGCTTTTGTGATCATGTAATCGTAGACGAAAACGGAGTTGTCCAGAAAGAGTGGGCTGCTAATTTCAAAAGAGATATTGAACAAATTGATGTTTTTTCTTCGGGAGGATGGTATGCAAATGCAGGGCTAGTGTTTAGAAATGAACTCGTTTTTGATTGGGACAAGTTTAAAGGTATTAATGGAGGGGATAGGTATCAAGCGACTTTATTGACTGATAATGGAAAAAAACTTGGATATATTGATCGACAGATGTGTGCTTACAGAGTGCATTCAGGAGGTATCTATTCAAAGAAATCCAGTGTTAAGAAGTATTTGAAGATCTTTGAGGATTTTAAAAAGTATCAATCTTCAAAATATTATAAGAAGTACAGAACAGAAATAAAGAAAAAACTCTCAGCTTCTGCCTATGTGCTGGGCGAAAATGCGTTGATTCAAAGAAATTGGAAAGATTACTTCTATTATTTAGGCCAGTCAATTGCTTGCACAACTTTTGAGAGCCGTATATTTAACTTCAAGATGTTTGTTAAATCCTTTGTAAAACCGCTTATCACAAGAGGAAGTAATTAG